A stretch of the Marmota flaviventris isolate mMarFla1 chromosome 12, mMarFla1.hap1, whole genome shotgun sequence genome encodes the following:
- the LOC114107327 gene encoding small integral membrane protein 30-like, which yields MTSVSTQLLLVLISLLLVLPVVEAVEAGDAIALLLGVVLSITGICACLGVYTRKRNGQM from the coding sequence ATGACCTCAGTTTCAACACAATTGCTCTTAGTCCTCATTTCATTGCTTTTGGTTCTGCCAGTTGTTGAAGCAGTAGAAGCCGGAGATGCAATCGCTCTCTTGTTAGGTGTGGTTCTCAGCATTACAGGCATTTGTGCTTGTCTTGGTGTGTATACACGAAAGCGGAATGGACAGATGTAA